A stretch of the Pedobacter sp. MC2016-14 genome encodes the following:
- a CDS encoding carboxypeptidase regulatory-like domain-containing protein: MKNSTTGKSFFRLTAALLFFCSLMLAQISVKAQGSTSSGIRGYVFNNENQLLAGSSVAVTYLPTNAKFTAVVTEKGAFNLQNLPVGGPYTIEISHVGNRKYTEANVALPLGQVYTMKVFLDSENQQLNTVEVRTAKAGSSRNLAKTGASKNISRADIDRYPSLNRSLSDYTRFTPQSSGLSFGGRNNRYNNIQIDGSQNNDIMGYGVGGGTTTGAPGGQAGTQPISLDAIDEIQVVLSPFDVKQGSFTGAGINAVTRRGNNTITGSVYGFGKNESLMGKSPDAKRTKYNKFTDYQYGFRLGGPVIKDKLFYFVNAEISRREEPLLYKANRGTGASDESAITAVVAQQISDYLKNNFQYETGRFDDITKRTNSEKFFVRFDYLINAKNRLTVRHNYVNGLRDDISNGLNSLRFENNKYIQTSKTNITVAELNTYFSNNVVNNLIVGYSNVRDNREIPGGPFPQVTIQLGASGSVIAGTEGYSPSAKQTQNLFQLTDNLDVIHENHHFTFGTQNELFKFDNLFIQNIWGNYTYSSLASFLGNQAPSIYQLTYSKVPDVAIPTSIFRAMQLGFYAQDEYTAFEGLKVTAGLRVDIPVFLDKPLANEQFAGSFQAQGLRTDAKPKSQLLFSPRLGFNWDLNKDGNTILRGGTGIFTGRLPYVWLGNAYNNSGADLGRINATGTATAAIRLSGDVNNQPRTTAATSEIDLTDQNFKMPQVWRSNLALDQKLPFGFSATVEGIYGKEMNAPFIQDLNLVQPAAKLADGRDLYPAGAGRLNYAQYTNVFLLTNTNKGYQYSLTAQLQRNVAQGVSGSVAYTYAQSKDISSMNSTIASTNFRNNTIANNPNTPGLTFSDWNLDHRIIGTVSYRFQYLKSMATTVGLVYNGQSGLPYTYRLNSDINNDGQTQNDAMYIPKSASEIILVPTDATDTRTPAQIYEQLNAFIEQDPYLSKHRGQFAERNAARTPWSHIFDLHLAQDFFVGTGKVKHNLQLTFDVFNVGNLLNKDWGLVKLPSITTAQLPATLSGSILTYKGATTVNGVSNATYSYTPVSSSFVNAPFESRWRGQIGARYSF; the protein is encoded by the coding sequence ATGAAAAATTCTACAACAGGTAAATCTTTCTTCAGACTTACTGCTGCTTTGCTATTTTTTTGCAGCCTTATGCTGGCGCAAATCTCTGTTAAAGCACAGGGAAGTACATCTTCTGGTATCAGGGGATATGTTTTTAACAATGAAAACCAGCTTCTTGCTGGTTCAAGTGTTGCCGTAACTTATCTGCCCACTAATGCTAAATTTACTGCGGTAGTAACAGAAAAGGGTGCTTTTAACCTTCAAAACCTTCCGGTTGGCGGTCCATATACCATAGAGATTAGCCATGTTGGCAATAGAAAATACACAGAGGCCAATGTGGCGCTTCCATTAGGTCAGGTGTACACCATGAAAGTATTTTTAGATTCCGAAAATCAGCAGTTAAATACCGTTGAGGTGCGTACCGCAAAAGCAGGTTCTTCCAGGAACCTGGCCAAAACAGGTGCTTCAAAAAATATCAGCCGGGCAGACATTGACCGTTATCCATCACTAAACAGGTCACTTTCTGACTATACCAGATTTACACCTCAGTCTTCAGGCTTGTCTTTTGGCGGCCGTAACAACCGCTACAATAACATTCAGATAGATGGTTCTCAGAATAACGACATTATGGGTTATGGCGTAGGCGGGGGAACCACTACCGGCGCACCTGGCGGACAAGCAGGTACGCAACCCATCAGTTTAGATGCCATTGATGAAATACAGGTAGTCCTTTCTCCTTTTGATGTAAAACAGGGGAGTTTTACAGGTGCGGGAATTAACGCAGTAACCCGTCGTGGTAACAACACTATCACCGGTTCTGTTTACGGCTTTGGTAAAAATGAATCTTTGATGGGTAAAAGCCCCGACGCTAAGCGTACCAAATACAATAAATTTACCGACTACCAATATGGTTTTAGACTGGGCGGGCCTGTAATTAAAGATAAACTCTTTTATTTTGTAAATGCCGAAATCAGCCGCAGAGAAGAGCCTTTATTATATAAAGCCAACCGTGGCACAGGTGCATCGGATGAATCTGCAATTACTGCCGTTGTAGCACAACAGATTTCTGATTACCTAAAGAACAATTTCCAGTATGAAACCGGCCGTTTTGATGACATCACCAAACGTACCAACAGCGAGAAGTTTTTTGTACGATTTGATTACCTGATCAATGCTAAAAACAGGTTAACGGTTAGGCACAATTATGTGAATGGTTTACGTGATGACATTAGCAATGGCTTAAACTCTTTAAGGTTTGAAAACAACAAATACATTCAAACCAGTAAAACCAACATTACCGTTGCAGAACTGAATACTTATTTTTCAAACAATGTAGTCAATAACCTGATTGTTGGTTATTCTAACGTACGTGATAACCGTGAAATTCCTGGCGGCCCTTTTCCACAAGTTACTATTCAGTTGGGGGCTTCAGGATCTGTCATTGCGGGTACAGAAGGTTATTCGCCTTCGGCAAAGCAAACACAGAATTTGTTTCAGTTAACGGATAACCTTGACGTTATCCATGAGAATCACCATTTTACTTTTGGTACTCAAAATGAACTTTTTAAATTTGATAATTTGTTTATCCAGAACATCTGGGGTAATTATACCTACAGCAGTTTGGCCTCGTTTTTAGGCAACCAGGCGCCTTCAATTTATCAGCTTACGTATTCAAAAGTTCCGGATGTTGCCATTCCGACTTCAATTTTCAGGGCGATGCAATTGGGCTTTTATGCTCAGGATGAGTATACTGCTTTTGAGGGCTTAAAGGTTACCGCCGGATTGAGGGTTGATATTCCTGTTTTTCTGGACAAACCATTGGCAAACGAACAATTTGCAGGTTCGTTTCAGGCTCAAGGTTTACGCACCGATGCAAAACCTAAATCGCAGTTGTTGTTTTCGCCACGTTTGGGCTTTAACTGGGACCTGAACAAGGATGGCAATACCATTTTAAGAGGGGGTACCGGTATATTTACAGGACGACTGCCTTATGTTTGGCTGGGCAATGCTTATAATAACTCCGGAGCAGACCTGGGCAGGATTAATGCTACCGGAACGGCAACTGCAGCTATCCGTTTAAGTGGTGATGTAAACAACCAGCCACGTACAACTGCCGCAACCTCGGAAATTGATTTGACGGACCAAAACTTTAAAATGCCACAGGTATGGCGTTCTAACCTGGCATTAGATCAGAAATTACCCTTCGGCTTTTCGGCTACGGTAGAAGGTATTTATGGGAAGGAAATGAATGCACCCTTTATTCAGGACTTGAACCTGGTACAGCCGGCAGCTAAATTGGCTGATGGACGCGACCTGTATCCTGCCGGTGCCGGAAGGTTAAACTATGCGCAGTACACCAACGTATTTTTATTAACCAATACCAATAAAGGGTACCAGTATAGCCTTACTGCACAATTGCAGCGTAATGTAGCACAGGGAGTATCTGGATCTGTTGCTTATACCTATGCACAGTCTAAGGATATTTCCAGCATGAACTCTACCATTGCTTCTACCAATTTCAGAAATAATACCATTGCAAATAATCCAAATACGCCGGGTTTAACTTTCTCTGACTGGAATTTAGACCATCGCATCATTGGAACTGTTTCTTATCGTTTTCAATATCTAAAATCAATGGCTACTACTGTTGGACTTGTTTACAACGGGCAGTCTGGCTTACCATATACCTACAGGTTAAATTCGGATATCAATAACGACGGACAAACGCAAAATGATGCGATGTATATTCCTAAATCTGCGAGCGAGATCATATTGGTTCCTACGGATGCAACCGATACACGTACACCAGCACAAATCTATGAGCAACTCAATGCTTTTATAGAACAAGATCCGTACTTAAGCAAGCACAGAGGTCAGTTTGCAGAAAGAAACGCAGCAAGAACACCATGGTCTCATATTTTTGACCTTCACCTTGCGCAGGATTTTTTTGTAGGAACCGGAAAAGTAAAGCATAACCTGCAGCTTACCTTTGATGTTTTTAACGTAGGTAACCTGCTGAATAAAGACTGGGGCCTGGTAAAATTGCCATCTATTACTACGGCACAGTTGCCAGCAACATTAAGCGGTTCTATTTTAACCTACAAAGGTGCTACTACAGTGAATGGCGTGTCTAACGCAACTTATAGTTACACACCAGTAAGCAGTTCATTTGTAAATGCTCCGTTTGAATCGAGATGGAGAGGACAAATTGGTGCCAGATATAGTTTTTAA
- a CDS encoding metallophosphoesterase, with product MSNRRFFIKSSLASVLLAGISPAVSALALAEQATLPGATGKIKLRFAIASDGHYGQPGTDYKKDHENIVRWLNEAHEQNPLNFVIINGDLVHDRPDLLMEVKNNYYDKLKVPFYALPGNHDHADTARWKAVFGYEDNFSFENNGVGFVLANTSNTVGKYLSPDNDFIRTALERFKALKTVFVVLHIPPHLWVPENPFVDAPQTVALLHSYANVKAVFHGHDHSLDAVFYTDKLPHFFDAHIGGSWGTTYRGYRIVEVDEEDKISTYQVNASKNPTLNATKL from the coding sequence ATGTCTAACAGAAGATTTTTTATCAAAAGCAGCCTTGCCAGTGTTTTACTGGCTGGTATAAGCCCGGCTGTATCTGCCTTAGCACTTGCAGAGCAGGCAACATTACCAGGAGCAACTGGTAAAATAAAACTCCGTTTTGCCATTGCATCAGATGGACATTACGGTCAGCCCGGAACTGATTATAAAAAGGACCATGAAAATATAGTTCGGTGGCTTAATGAAGCGCATGAGCAGAACCCTCTGAATTTTGTAATTATAAATGGCGATCTGGTACACGATCGCCCTGATCTGCTGATGGAAGTGAAAAATAACTATTACGACAAATTAAAGGTGCCTTTTTATGCTTTACCCGGAAACCATGATCATGCAGATACGGCGAGGTGGAAAGCTGTTTTTGGCTATGAAGATAATTTCTCTTTTGAGAATAACGGCGTAGGCTTTGTGCTTGCCAATACTTCAAATACGGTAGGAAAGTATCTTTCACCAGATAACGACTTTATCAGGACGGCGCTGGAAAGATTTAAAGCGCTAAAAACTGTGTTTGTGGTGCTGCACATTCCACCTCATCTATGGGTTCCGGAAAATCCTTTTGTAGATGCACCCCAAACTGTAGCGCTGCTGCACAGTTACGCAAATGTCAAGGCTGTTTTTCATGGACATGACCACAGTTTGGATGCTGTTTTTTACACCGATAAATTGCCGCATTTTTTTGATGCCCATATTGGTGGAAGCTGGGGAACGACTTACCGTGGTTACCGGATTGTAGAAGTAGATGAGGAAGACAAAATATCCACCTATCAGGTTAATGCAAGTAAAAACCCGACGCTTAATGCTACGAAGCTTTAA